ttgttcttctacttgttcttcttgttcttcttcttcgtcttgtGTATTCATATCTTCAGGACAAAATGGATCTCCCAGACCTCAACTTCACTCCACCTGCAGAAGATGTGGACGAAATGGATGAAGAAGCAGAAAATGAAATGGAAGGAGATGCAGAAGATGGAGTGGAAGGAGATGAAATTGTTCAAAATCCAGGTACAATTACAGTTGATCATTTCATCACTTGATCATTTAATGATTTCTTTGTTGTATGTGTTGGTGCAGGTGCTGGGCAAGTTGGTAGAAAAAATAAAACCCTCAATGACCAGCAAAAATTTGCTGCTTATGTAGCATTGCATACACTGTGTATGAGTAGAGGAGGCACTTTTAAGAAAACTGATACGCAAGACATTGCAAATTTTTTTGGAGTGGGTGTTCGGAATATACAAAGAATTTGGAGGAAAGCAATGTTGCAAATTCAACAAGGTCAAGAGGTAGATGTTGCCGATCAGAGAAAAGGAAATTCTGGAAGAAAGCCTAAGGACATTAACCTAGAAAAAAATCCTAACAATCCCATTAAACAGGAGGTCTACTATTAGATCACTAGCCCGGCAACTGGGATGTAGCCCTACCACACTTCATAGAAAGTTTATGCTGAATTTGATTAGGAGGCATACAAACTGTGTGAAGCCGGCTTTAAAGGAAAAGAATAAGATGGATAGGATGAAAATTTGTTTGTCGATGATTGATGAGGCCACAACAGCAACTGCAAGGCCTAAGTTCAAGACTATGCAAAATGTTGTCCATATTGACGAAAAGTGGTTTAACATGACAAAGAAGAATAGAACATATTATCTGCTGGATGGGGAGGAAGAGCCTACGAGGCCTATACACGACAACTGTATTGGCAAGGTGATGTTCTTAACGGCCGTTCTAGGCCAAGGTGGGACAACGAAGGAAACGTGACCTTCTCTGGGAAAATCGGTATCTGGCCATTCATGAAGAAGTTCCTGCTCAGAGGAGGAGCGACAACAGACCCAGAGGTACAATAGAGACAAAGTCAATAAAGGTCGACAGAAAAGTGATGAGGGAGTTCCTGATAGAGAAAGTCTTGCCAGCGATACAAGCAGTTTGGCCGGAAAGTGATGCTGGACAGACCATCTACATTCAGCAGGATAATGCTAAGCCCCATATCTTGCCAGATGACCAAGAATTTCTAGCAGCTGTCGCAAAAACTGGACTTGACATTAGATTAGTACAACAGCCTGCGAACAGTCCTGATTTGAATGTGTGCTTGACCTTGGGTTTTTCAACTCGCTGCAATCTCTGACAGATTGTTTGAGTCCTAAAACACTACAAGACCTTATTGCAGGTGTTTTGGAGGAATTTGAAGGCTATGATGTTTACAAGCTCAACCGAATTTTCCTAACTCTACAAATGTACATGACCGAGATCTTGAACCATGCAGGGGGGAATGGGTATAAAATACCACATGTTAACAAGGAAAGGCTTGAGGGTCATGGGCAGCTACCTCCAAGACTAACATGCCCTAAAGAGGTTTACGCAAATGCCCTATACAACTTAGAGCTAATGGAGAGGGTTCAGTGATGAGGCTGTGGTGCTAGTGATGATGCTTGTGATGCTTGCAATGAGGCTGTGATGCTAGCTAGTGATGATGCTTGCGATGAGGCTGTGATGCTAGTGATGATGCTTGCAATGAGGCTGTGATGCTAGTGATGATGCTTGTGATGAGGCTGTGATTCCAGTGATGATGCTTGCGATGAGCCTGTGATGCTAGTGATGATGCTTGCGATGAGGCTGTGATGCCAGTGATGATGCTTGTGATGCTTGTGATGAGGTTGTGATGCTTGTCATGTTTGTAATAATCCATATTTGAGTATGTCGGAGTATGTTGTTTGTGTGGAGTATGTTGGAGTATGTCTAACTCCACTTGTATGTGTAACTCCATTTAAATTTTTACTCCAAGTATTTTTACTCCATGTATTTTACTCCATGTACTCCATACATTTTTACTTCATACTCCATTTGTATGTGTATATTTCTACTACTCCATTTGTATGATCACTCTCTGATACTCCATAATCCTTAATAATCCATTTGTATGATCATTTGATTTTTGAGTAGGAGAGTAGTAAGAGAGGAGAGGAGTGAATTTAGAGAAGAGAAGAGTATTTAGAGAAGAGAAGAGTAGTACTCTAGTAAAGAAGAGAATTTAGAGAAGAGATGAGGAGTATGTGTAATAATCCATAATTACACATAATTTAGAGAAGATAAGAGAAGAGAGCAAGAAGATGGAGGGCACAAGATGGAGGGCACAAGACAAACTACTgaaaagagaagagaaagagaagagaagagaagcgaagaGAAGAGAGCGAGAGTAGAGAAGAGAAGAgtaagagaagagaagagaattCTTCGCACTGCTCCTCTTCCTACTCCAAGAACTACTCCTACTCCTAACAGAAAgaaattaagttaattaacttaaAAAAGTTTTTTCAATTAATTAACAGGAATAGTTCTAAGGTGCAGAGTAGTTTCAGTTAATTAACAGGAGTAGTTTTAAGGTGCAGAGTAGTTCTAAGAACTACTCCTACTCCTAAATTTAATTTACTGAAGAGAAGAGAAGTGAGTAGAGGAGAAGTGAAGAACACTAAATTACTCAAGCCTTGCTAAACAGCAAATCCTATACTCCAGCACATAAAAGTTCCTACAGAGCAAGCAATTGGCTTTCTTCCAATTAGCTTGATACTCCACAGATTAGGTTGCAGCAAAAATGCACTACAGAGCAAACAATTACTCCAAACAAGCACTATTGATCAGCATCCTACTCCTGAAAACAAGCACTACTTGCACTTACAAATTCGGTGTGAATTACTGTACAGTAACACTGATCATGGGAGTACAAAAGGTTTCAGTTAATTTAAATTAACTGAAAAGGTGTAATTTATTTTTAATTACTGGACAGTGCAATTGAGAGTTTATTTACTGTCATTATTTAAGTCGCGATACAAACTATATGTGCATCCAAAAGAATTCGGCTATGAGCATCCGCTTACTAAGATTCGGTGCATCCTTTTCCTGAAGTTCAGCCAAGTGTTCTTTTCCTGAATGCTCACCTGCAGCAGCAACATTGCACAAAGAGGCGAATTCAGTCAAGTGCAGAGACGATTCAGAGGCAAATTCAGTCAACATTTTCACAAAGAACTGTTGTCTCGTGTAACTACAGAGGCCAGAGCGCCCTCGTCGCCCACCAGGACCAGTCTGTACCTTTGTTTGCTTCGGCGAGCATCGCTGCCACGGTCCTGCAGTAGAGCATTCGCATAAGAGCAGAGCAGAGGGCAGCTGCTGCTCCCCATGTTCTCTTCTTCAGTCTTGAAATTGAGAGAGCAAGCAGCAAGAGGGGATGATTGCTGGAATTACCCACAAACGGCAGGCGATTCAGTAGAAATTCGCAGCTGGAGGCTGGCCGAATCGGCTCTGCCCCAAAAAAATTCATGGAGAGAGGGAGAGTAGTGAACTGACCTGGAGCTGGATCTGGACGGAGGAGGTCAGAACTGGCCATGGCGCTCCTCCCTCCGACGGGCTCTCCGTCttcctcggcggcggcggcgacatgACGAGAGCGAAGAGGACTACACAAAGTAAGAGCGGTCGGCACCACCCCCCTCCTCCCGCTGCTCCGGTCCAGCACCGCTGCTCCAATCCAGCACTGCCCTCCTCCTCCCGCTGCTCCAGCACGGATCGAGCACCGCCGCCCACAGATCGAGCACCCCGGCTAGTAAAAATTTCACCTTTGACCGACGAGGGGGAGACGGGTTGCTAGTTTTAGGGGTGGTGAGGAGCAAGGCTGCGGTGAGGAAGAAACCGacgagagggagagggcggcgaCTGGCCGGCGGCGCGAGGGATCTGGGTGGGGAGGAGCGAGTGGTCGTCAGGGGCCTTGTGGTCGTCGGGGAGAGAGTGTTGGCCGGGAGAGAGCGTGTGGTCGGGGAGAGAGCGAGTGCGAGGGCAAAAGGGGAAACGGGAGAAATATCGTAACGTGACAAAAAATGAACTGATAATCCCCGACGACAACTATttcggaacagagggagtagataTGTTGTGCATTAACGTCTTGGAAATGCATTTTGATTCGACTGGATTACCTTAATTTATCTTCTATGCTAAACCTAACGTCTAAATACTGATGATATGGTTGCCGCATACCTAAGACATGCAATTTTGGTTCTTGTGTTGTACAATAATCCGTCCACTAATATCTGCTTCCTTAAGGGGGTTTTcattttgaaaggggacaactttTATTCCACCATGTATTTGGTACTCATCTGTTAATATAAGAATAAATTTGTTACCGTATGCTTACATCTCAAAAAAAAGAACTTTGTTACCTGAAAATGTGTGGACCAAACTATTAACTGGGCTCATACTCAAATAAGAGATCAAATACAATATACTTCTTAGACGTGTGCATCGTAGAATCCTCTAGCAAGATATTATAGATAATAAAACAACCACAAACACATCTAAACACACTATAATACGTGTACAATGTCTAGCACACCGCGTGTGCAAGCCATGTGAACTACATCTTTTGTTATCTCTAAATAAATTGAGCAAATTACTCCACTTATGGATGCAtgtgattttgtcttttttgtgcTTTATTTAGATCGGATCAACCAGATTTATTTCATAAAACATCCTAACTATAATACGAAAAATTAGCACAATTTTCCAATAAAAATAGTATCTTGCTCTTCTTGTTGCATTTATAAAGATAAAAGTTTTTGTATGCCAATTGATTTAAAAAAAAAGTTTGTGTATGccaataattttttatttttaaaatatcaccaaTGCATATATGTGGAAATTATTGTTAAACATAATGTAAATACTAGTCAAACTAATAAGGTttaaaaataaaactatttagtATAAATATGTGATTAAGGAGTTGTACTTAATGTAGAGGCTTGACCGGGTAGGGCCAGCCCAGCAGATCTCTTGTACTTCAGGCCATGTGGGGCTCATAGCAGATACTCCGACTAACTTATCTTGGCATATCGGCACTGCATGGATGCCTCGCCCAGCGTCGAAGCACGACACACAGCATGCCAGGCCATCATCGGGTCTTACATTGTCGGGTCGCCATCGGTTTCTGTCGTTGGCCCATCACCGCGAGTTTAATCTTCTGCCAGTGACCTGGGTTGGAGTTGAGAAAGAGGAGGATATACCGGCAACTGTAGCAGCTACTAAGGAAGGAGAATGTATATGCGAATGAGGGGTGGATTCTCGAGCGTTCATTCGGTTGGTGGACGTCGTGGACGCTGTGGATGTCGCCATTGACTAACTCGAAGATTTATAAGTGTCTATTTTGCATCATGCGTGGAGACTTGAAGAGATaagtgagagagatagagttaGTGGTGGAAAACATGTTGTAATTTTATGCGTTAGTTTTGACAATATTGCATCTGTTCATTTGTTGATTTTTATCGGGCCGTGTTTCGTGTCGGGTCGTGCCCGTGCCAACTCGTATAATCATGTTGTGTCATGCCCATTTTCTCGCAAGACACGGCCTAGGACCTTGGTCCATAGGTCGTGCTGCCCGGTTCATCATACCTCGGGTCGTGCCTTGTCTTTAGACTTTATGCCATGCCAAAAAAGCCTGGCCCAAGTCTTAGCATTAGTCCTACTATATGGTTGTCTGGATAGACCAAGTGACTTCTCATCTAGCATAATGGTAGTGGCTCATAGTAGAATGTGCCAACTCCCAAGAATCCATTGACGAACCTTAACAATGGGTCATATGTAACATTATTTTTCTTCACTATATATGTTGTCGAGCTAAGGCAAATACTTGTCAACCTTGTTGGTAGCTCGACATCTCTtcttaacccaagtcgcatggtCATGTTTTCCAAAATTAATCAACTGAGAGcgcccagagaatatctctcaGAGCCGGAGCGGCAAATCCTATCTTGGCAGACCATGTCTCGGTCCACATCCCGATTACATGCGAAGACCTCAAGTCTTGGATATGACATATACATTGTACCCGAGACTAATACATGAAGATATCTTTGCATCTCAAAGTGGGTTTATCTGACTTGGTGATTCACATCCCGAGCTCAGGGTTAGCATTTCTAGGTCCATAACTTGTGAAATATAGTCATCAATCGAATCGTATACTAGTGAAAGTCTATGTCTCCACATAATCTTATCAATTAGGGACCGTTAACAGTCTCACGTGCCAAATACATTTTTATGCTCCTTCCGTTCAAGAATATAAGGTGTATCAACTTTGTTTTAAAGTCAAACATATGTACATTTGACAAAGAAtatagaatgaaatatgatcatCCATAATACAAAATTAAATATGAAAAGTACTTTTCTAATGGATCCAATGATATAAATTTGGTATTATACATATTAATGTTTTTTCTAAAAAATGGTCAATGGCTTGTAAATCTTTATGATGTTTAAGATGCCTTGTACTTTTTAGGAACCTTTAAAATATATCTGGGTCTTTTTTgcgaaaaaaaagaagaaaacttCCTGGTAGATATGCATGTGTTTCTGCTACATGTTGTAAACACGCGCACCAACATGATATCCGGGACTGACATGTGCGTCGTCTGTTTGGGTATTGTTGGAACCGGGCTAGACGCCACACCTACCGTATTTGTGAATTAATCATATGGAAAGTTGCTCGTCTATTCAACAGATTAGCCCCATAATAATGGTAGTTTTAGAGTGTTCTTATAGATAACTAGACCACGGTGGCGCGCGTTGCCGCGCCCGTCTATTTTCGCAATATAATACTAATAGATATATCTACAAATATGACAAGGCCCACAAAAATTAATCCACATCTATCAATTTTAAGAAGGGATTTAATCTATTCCAAATAGTTAGTTATCatcacacacacacgcgcacgccccccccccccccccccccccacacacacacatacacacaagAATTAATTATAAATAATTGATTGGCACAAACACTGATGCAAAATTATTGATGATGGCTAAAAATGAGTATCAATATTAGGTGGAACAACAAGACTACATATGCCTACAACTGAGTATAACCCATCATGTGAAAAATTAGCTTTCAACGCTCTTCTCTAAATCGAAGTTGTATTATCTCATCATCAGAATCTGCATTCTTGCAAAGCATCTTGATGCAGTGGTATACTGATTTTCAGACTTCGTTTgcattttttggaattaaaaaaaatcaacaaACTCCATGTTCGTGGTCGAGTGTTGGCACCCTCATTTTTGTAGTTCATTTATTCTCCTTGTATAAGGCCTAAATATATACTCAATAAAACAAATAGGATTTTTCAATCCAGTTTGTACAATTTTTTCATGCACTTGccgttcaaatttgaattatgttcACTAAATGCCTAGAAATGCACTTATTCATTAAATATAGCAAACGGATTCTGAAAAGCACCAAATTTTGACATGAATCATGTAATGGAGTATCTTGAGTGCAGAAATTTTTTCAAGGCCAATGGTGAAGTAGCGGTCGCATCACCTTCAAACATGCATTTTTTAGAAATAAAATACCAACAAACTTCATATTTGGGGTTGAGTATTGGCACCCTCATGTTTGTAGTTCCTTTATTTCTGTTGTATAAGGCCTAGACATATACTCGGTAAAAATAATATACAGAAAATGATACAAGAGAAAGGAGAAGAAAAAACACACACCAAAAAGTGTAAGCCGAGCTTTTTTTTTTATCGAGTACTCCACTTATAGCGCCCACCATCACGGAGCCGTCATGTGCGGTGACAGTGACCAAGTGGTAGTTATTTTGCCGATTCTTGCGTGTAAGCCGAGCGTTTTTCATGAAATAAGCCAAGTTCTTTATGTAAGAGCCGAGTGTTTTTTGGCAGGACTTGGCTTATACTTGGATAAGCCGAGTGTTGTTTTGCCGATACTCCGCTTACACTTAGGCGCTGATTGGATTGGCGTTTCACAGCGCCATACACCTGTAATATATACGGACCTCCATCCGTCGTTTTCATTTCCATGCAAAAATCAAGCGTGGCCGGTGTTATACACATGTAAAATAAATACAGGTGTATACAAATACACCGATACCAAGCGGAGCCTTACGTAAGCCGAGTACACGATAATAATTAACACTCGGCTTATGTCAGCAACATAAGCCGAGTTCTTTATGTAAGCCGAGTGTTTTTTTGGCAGGACTTTGCTTATACTTGGATAAGCCTAGTGTTGTTTTGCCGATACTCAGCTTACACTTACATAAGCCGAGTACACAATAATTTACACTCGGTTTACGTCGGCAACATGTGATTTTCCTGTAGTGAAACGCATACACATATCACGAGATGCATGCATGTCTACGTACGGGACAAGATCGAGATCGTGCTCTGATGCGTCGGCTGATCCCAGCCAGCTAACAAATTCGGCCGGTGCCTATATGTCCGTGATTGCTTCCGGTACCAGCCACATGCATGACTTGTCCACTTGTCTTTCCCGGCGTGCTTTTCGCTAGCTGGAGGGCGCGCATGCAGCTGAGAGCGGAGCCGGCCGCGATCGACGGGCACACCTGACCTGCCTCTCCCTGTCCCGAGTTCCCGACACACGCACGATCGTGGATCGACACACACCCTACCGCACCCGATTAATCAATCATTCGCCATTAATCTCCGTCGTCGACACACAACCTTGTCACGCCTCAACAGTTAGTTAGTTCGTTAATCAAGTACGTAGTACTAAGTACACTCTCTGTGACTCTGTGTCTGTCGATTGTAGTACTATAAGTACTACTTCAGTCGCCATCCTGCAACCCCCGCCCTGTAGCTACGTACTACCACTAGCTGCTTGATTCCTCTCTTCTTCTCCTACCTCCTTCCGACCGCAAGCTCTCTAGCTAGCGAGCTAGCTTCTTCTCCTTATAAAGGCCATTCCAGAGCTCCGTCTGCCATTCCAGACCTGCAAGACTGCAAAAGAAATCGCTAGCTTTCTGCCTCACTTCTTCTAGCTACCTCAGTTGATTAATGGGGTTCCCGGCGGCGGTGCACGCGGAGGTGCCCAAGCTGCTGCTCAACCTCCTCTTCCTGCTCGACCACCTCCAACGCCTCTCCTCCTGGCTGCTCCGCCTTGTCGGCGTTGGCATACAACACGACCCGAGCCTCACCTTCGAGTACCCCACCGCCTCCGACTTCGcccaccaccaccgtcaccatggCCTTGAGCTTGAGCTGGAGAAGCATTCCCCGGCCGTGCGCTTCGACGCGCTCTCCACCACCGGAGACGACACGCTGCTGCCGCCGGAGGGCTGCGCGGTGTGCCTCGGCGACTTCCACGGCGCCGCGCACGTGCGCCGGCCACGCGGGTGCTGGCACATCTTCCACCGCGCCTGCCTCGACCGCTGGGCCGCCTACGGCCACCGCACCTGCCCGCTCTGCCGGGCGCCTCTTCTCCCGCCCTTCCTCCTGCCTTTATCGCTCCCGTCGTCGTGACTCCCGCTGGGTGTTGTTTGCACAATCCGGCGACTGCAGAAGGCGTATCCTGACGAGGGTGTTCTGAATTTGTCGCCTGCGGTTGGGTTTCTATGGAAATCAACCCAACCACAGCAAGGGCCAAGGAGGCCATCGCGGTGAGCTGTTGAAACATTTTCCGATCGTCCCCTCCTTTGGAGAGATTCTCACGATAAAGACCCCAGGGATGGGGATTAGTTCCTTGTTCAAGTTTCAGTTAATTTGGATTTCGCTCAAGTAAAAAATCCATAcaccaagaagaagaagtggACATATGTACATCAGGAAATAGATTACATGAAGTAGATCACTGTTCAAGAATTCCTCCGATTATTCGGTTAAAGGGCCAATGTTAATCGCTACTCATAGGGTGGCCGACTCGTATAACACCTATTTGTCGCGTTAGCTTGTCAGGCCAATTAAATGGCATGTTAGGCCGTCAAATTGGTTGTTAGGCCGGTTAATCCTTGCTGGCCCATTAACTTGTTGGCAAACAAAACCCGTTTATTTGGCCCGTAACCCTCCCAGACTCCCAGTCCCCTCCCTCTCCTAAATAGCGAGTGTTTAGCCCTCCTCCCGCTCCTCTCATCTCCTCATGTCCTAGATGGCGTGGGCAGGTCCTCTTTGGCACATCGTCACTTCCCCTCCTCCCTCTGTGTGCTGCTACTTCCCCTCCTCCCTCTGTGTGCTGCTACTTCCCCTCCTCCTTTCTGACCATCCACCTCCGGCAACTGACGCGTTCAGACGCCCCGCGCGACTGCTGACACCTTCCTTTTGCGCATCGCAATCGCGCAGCCGGCATCTCTCGGAGATGCAACAAAAAAAATGTTTCGACGCCGGGGACGACGAGGCGGAGCATGTCTTGGTAGGTATGCGGCAAGCATCATCGGCAAAAAAAATGTTGTTGTATACATGTTTGTTGATGATTTTCGACACCCATATGGATGTTTGTTGATGTTTGTTGTTGTATACATGTTCGTGGTCTATTGAGAAAAGAAAGCAGTGCCATTTGCATCATATTTGCATTGTAGATTTTTTTTTTTATCATTCAAGTTCCATTATCTCCGTTTTTCCCCCATTGGGTTTAAAATTCCACCGATTAATGGTCAATAGATTAATCTAGTTAATAGGCCGATTCACCGATTAATCGTTACTCCCAAGCCGAGCGAGCAGGTACCAGTTAAACATTTCCTCAACATTGATTTTTTTTCCTGTACTAGCTTTTAGTGTAACTTTCTGTCTTGCTAAGATTTTAGCAATATCATGTCTTTTTTTCATCTTTTATAGTGCTTCGCAGGAGTTTTGGAAATAATTCATGTTTACAGTTTAGCAGATATATTGGGCATTAACGTCTTGGAAATGCATTTTGATTCGACTGGATTACCTTAATTTATCGTCTATGCTAAACCTAACGTCCAAACACTGGTGATATGCTTGCCGCGTACCTACCAAGACATGCAATTTTGGTTCTTGTGTGTACAATAATTCGTCCACTAATATCAGAGGGGGTTTTcattttgaaaggggacaactttTATTCCACCATGTATTTGTTACTCATCTGCTAATATAAAAATAACTTTGTTACATGAAAATGTGTGGACCAAACTATTAACTGGGCTAATACTCAAATAAGAGATGGAATACAATCGAAATCTTAGACGTGTGCACCGTAGAATCCTCTAGCAAGATATTATAGATAATAAAACAACCACAAACACATCTATACACACTATAATACATGTACAATGTCTAGCACACCACGTGTGCAAGCCATGCGAACTACATCTTTTGTTATCTCTAAATAAATTGAACAAATTACTCCACTGATGGATGCATGTGATTTTGTCTGTTTTGTGCTTTATTTAGATTTGGATCAACCAGATTTATTTCATAAAACATCCTAAACTATAATATGAAAAATTAACATAATTTCCAATAAAAATAACATCTTACTCTTCTTGTGGCATTTATAAAGATAGAAGTGTGTGTATGccaataatttaaaaaaaaaatcaacaACGCAGATATGTGATAAGTATTGTAAAACATAATGTAAATACTAATCAAATTTCATGATAATAAGGTGTAAAAATAAAAAAGTTTAGTATAAATATGTAATTATGAAGTCCTACTTAATGCAGAGGCTTGGTCCGGTCGGGCCAGCCCAGCAGAGCTCTCGCGCTTCGGCCCATGTCGGTCACGAAACATATACTCCGACTAAACCCATCTTGCCATATCGGGACTGCATGGATGTCTAGCCGAGCGTCCAAGCACGGCACGCGGTATGTCAGGCCGTCGTCGGGTCTTACCGTGTCAGTTCGCCATCAGTTTCTGTCGTTAGTCCATCACCGCAAGCTGGATATTATGTCGATTACCTGGGTTGTAGTTGAGAGAGAGGAGGATCTACCGGCAACTGTAGCAGCTACTAAGGAAGGAGGATATATAGGCGAATAAGTGGTGGATTCTTGAGCGCTCGTTCGGTTGGTGGACGCCACGGATGCTGCGAATGTCGACATTGCCTAACTCGGGGATTTATTATGTATTTTGCATCATGTGTGGAGACTAGATAAGGGGAGAGATAGAGTTAGTGGTGAGGACATGTTGTGATTTTTTGTGTTAGTTTTGGCTATGTTGCATCTGTTCATTTATTAATTTTTATCGGGTCGTGTTTCGTGTCAGGTCGTGCCCGTGCCTACTCGTATAATCGTGTTGTTTCATGCCCATTTTCTCGGCCAAACACAGCCTAGGACCTCGGTCCTTAGGTCGTGTAGGCCCGGTTCATCATACTTTGGGTCATGTCGTGTCATGGGTCGTGCCTCGTTTTAGACCTTGTGCCATGCCAAAAAAGCTTGGTTCAAGTCTCAACATTAGTCCTACTAGATAGTTGTCTGGATAGACAAGTAACTTCTCATCTAGCATAATGGTAGTGACTCATAGTAGAATGTGCCAACTCCCAAATATGCATCAACGAACCTTAACAATGGGACATATGCAACATTATTTTTCTTCACTATATATGTTGCTGAGCTAAGGCAAGTACTTGTCATCCTTGTTGCTAGCTCGACATCTCAtcttaacccaagtcgcatggtCATGTTTTCCAAATTTGATCAATCAAGAGCGCCGAGAGAATATCTCTCGGAGCCGGAGCGGCAAATCCTATCTTGGCCGGCCATGTCTCACGACATATTTTGCGACTAAACCAAAAGCTACCATTATAACTATATAGTTACATAGTAGCATTTAATAAACACTAAGTCGGTCCACATCCCGATTTCGTGCGAAAACCTCAAGTCTAGGATACGACATATACATTGTACCTGAAACTAAAAAATGACGATATCTTTGCATCTCAAAGTGGGGCTATCC
This sequence is a window from Aegilops tauschii subsp. strangulata cultivar AL8/78 chromosome 7, Aet v6.0, whole genome shotgun sequence. Protein-coding genes within it:
- the LOC109785464 gene encoding brassinosteroid-responsive RING protein 1-like; translated protein: MGFPAAVHAEVPKLLLNLLFLLDHLQRLSSWLLRLVGVGIQHDPSLTFEYPTASDFAHHHRHHGLELELEKHSPAVRFDALSTTGDDTLLPPEGCAVCLGDFHGAAHVRRPRGCWHIFHRACLDRWAAYGHRTCPLCRAPLLPPFLLPLSLPSS